One genomic window of Euleptes europaea isolate rEulEur1 chromosome 10, rEulEur1.hap1, whole genome shotgun sequence includes the following:
- the ACP1 gene encoding low molecular weight phosphotyrosine protein phosphatase isoform X2, with protein MAAEGRSVLFVCLGNICRSPIAEAVFRKLVIDQNAENKWRIDSAATSTYEIGNPPDYRGQNCMRKHGITMNHIARQITKDDFLTFDYILCMDESNLRDLKRKSNQIQNCKAQIELLGSYDPQKQLIIEDPYYGNDEDFSTVYEQCLRCCKEFLEKPH; from the exons GGAATATTTGCAGATCGCCTATAGCAGAAGCTGTATTCAGAAAGCTTGTCATTGATCAGAATGCTGAAAACAAG TGGAGGATAGACAGTGCAGCAACATCTACGTATGAAATAGGAAACCCTCCAGATTATCGAGGCCAGAATTGCATGCGGAAACATGGCATTACTATGAATCATATTGCCAGGCAG ATTACGAAGGATGATTTCCTGACATTTGATTATATACTTTGTATGGATGAAAGCAATTTACG AGATCTGAAAAGGAAAAGCAATCAAATTCAGAACTGTAAAGCTCAAATTGAACTGTTGGGCAGCTATGATCCCCAGAAACAGCTTATTATCGAAGATCCATATTAT GGGAATGATGAAGATTTTAGTACTGTTTATGAACAATGCCTTAGATGCTGTAAAGAGTTTTTAGAGAAACCTCATTAA
- the ACP1 gene encoding low molecular weight phosphotyrosine protein phosphatase isoform X1, translating into MAAEGRSVLFVCLGNICRSPIAEAVFRKLVIDQNAENKWMIDSAAVSDWNVGRSPDARALSCLRNHGIEAAHKARQITKDDFLTFDYILCMDESNLRDLKRKSNQIQNCKAQIELLGSYDPQKQLIIEDPYYGNDEDFSTVYEQCLRCCKEFLEKPH; encoded by the exons GGAATATTTGCAGATCGCCTATAGCAGAAGCTGTATTCAGAAAGCTTGTCATTGATCAGAATGCTGAAAACAAG TGGATGATAGACAGTGCCGCTGTTTCTGACTGGAACGTGGGGCGCTCCCCAGATGCAAGGGCTTTAAGCTGTCTAAGAAATCATGGCATTGAGGCGGCCCATAAAGCACGACAG ATTACGAAGGATGATTTCCTGACATTTGATTATATACTTTGTATGGATGAAAGCAATTTACG AGATCTGAAAAGGAAAAGCAATCAAATTCAGAACTGTAAAGCTCAAATTGAACTGTTGGGCAGCTATGATCCCCAGAAACAGCTTATTATCGAAGATCCATATTAT GGGAATGATGAAGATTTTAGTACTGTTTATGAACAATGCCTTAGATGCTGTAAAGAGTTTTTAGAGAAACCTCATTAA